The following nucleotide sequence is from Candidatus Cloacimonadota bacterium.
AAATCTGGAAATCTTACAACAACCAAAAAAATGATCCTATTGAAATAGAAATGATCAGCTAATGTTAGTAATCTAACATCCCCGCGCGTCGGAAGATCAAATGGTTTTCCGGCGCATTTTTTTTATTGCCTGACCGCAAAAACAAAATGAGGAGTGATTTCCGCAAAATAAATGAACTTCTCGATTTTACAATAGAATAGATTTTACAGGAAATAAAATAATATTATGTTTATAATTCTTTTAATTTCAAACAAATAAGCTAAGATATTCCAAAAAAAAAGTTTGGATATATGGAACGGCACGCAAATTGCAACGTTATATGCAAATAAATTTGGGAGGAAAGATGAAAAAAACTTTCGTATTTGTAATACTTATAGCTTTTGTAAGTATTCTTTTGGCAGATATGATGACCGACGTCCCTCGGAATTCAGTAACTTTGGAACATGGAAAAAGGGCAAAAGTTTACGAGAATACTTCTCGTGATGTTCCAGAATGGGAATTTTACACAAATCCTTTAAGCATTATCACAAACTATTATGATTACATGCCTGGTAGTTACAACAGCACACCAATTAGACTTCAGCCTGATGATGCTGGTGATGGAATCTACATTGCTTTCCATGGACGTGAAACAGCAGGTTCTACACGTCGTGTTTATTATGCCTACATTGATGGAAGCGGAAACCTGACAAATGTTGCTACAATCAGCACGGACGACATTGCAGAAGGTTATGCCGGATTGGATATAGATCCTGTAACTGGTGATCCAATTGTAAGCTGGCATGTGAACATTGATCCAAGTTCTGTAGATAATGAATGTGTTGTATCTTACGACATGTTCCATCTGGGAAGTCCTGGACTTTGGAAAACACCATTTGTTGTAATTGATGAAAGCTACATCTCAAACGATCCAGCAGATGAATTTGAATGGCCATACGTTTATATTGGACCTTCTCCTACTGCAGGAAAAAGAAGAGTTTATGTAGTTGGAAACAATGCTTATGGTGCAATTAATCCATCGGAAAATGTTTTGATCGCTCATGCTGATTTTGATGTTAATGATTTTAACATGCAGTCAGAATTGGATTGGACTTATAACACAATTCCACTGATGGATGACTGGAATGCTGGAATTCCTGAATGGCAGCGTCCCAATAAAGCAATGGCCGTTTCTGAAGATGGAAAAGTTGCCTTATTCGGTTACGTGATAACAGACGGTGAAACTTCTACTACTCCAGATAGAATGTTTTGTTTCGTGAACGATAATTATGGTGACGGTGATTACACCTATTTTGAAGGACCAGCCGAATTTGATATCGACAATCCTCAAAATCAGGATGGAACTTATCGCTTTGTAGATCCAGATACCGGTGCACCAGAACAACTTTATATGGAACCCTACCTTTGCAATCATCAAAATGTTATCTTTGCTAATGGCGGAACAGAACTTAAGTTTCTGGGTAACATGAATATGATGTTACATCCTGCAAGCTGGTATCCAGATCTGCCGATGATGTATCCAAAGGTTTATACTTACGATCTGGTAAATGAAGAATTTAAGTTTCAGGACCTTTACATTACCGGTGCCAATCCAAATGATAACCTTCCGATGCTTCCCTGGGATTTGGATGAAGACGGACAGGTCGATGAATATGACCCTGACGGATATGCTACCTGGGTAGACGGCTGGCCAATTTATCATTTCGATAATGGTGTTGCTTTCCATGAAAACAACTTCAAAATGACTAAAAATGAAGATAAAGGCTGGCTGGCTGCGATTTGGTCTGAAGGTCTTAAATCTCGTCTTGGAAATATTCCAGAACCTGGCTACGAAGACTGGGCAGAATTTCCGGAAGTTGCTATCGCTATTTCCAATGACGGCGGAGAAAACTGGCAGGAACCAATTATCTTCAATGCAAAATCTGATGATGATAATTATGCTCCCGAAATCGATGGCATGATTCCCTGCTATATTTATCCCGGAGATGAAATAGAAGATC
It contains:
- a CDS encoding T9SS type A sorting domain-containing protein, with the translated sequence MKKTFVFVILIAFVSILLADMMTDVPRNSVTLEHGKRAKVYENTSRDVPEWEFYTNPLSIITNYYDYMPGSYNSTPIRLQPDDAGDGIYIAFHGRETAGSTRRVYYAYIDGSGNLTNVATISTDDIAEGYAGLDIDPVTGDPIVSWHVNIDPSSVDNECVVSYDMFHLGSPGLWKTPFVVIDESYISNDPADEFEWPYVYIGPSPTAGKRRVYVVGNNAYGAINPSENVLIAHADFDVNDFNMQSELDWTYNTIPLMDDWNAGIPEWQRPNKAMAVSEDGKVALFGYVITDGETSTTPDRMFCFVNDNYGDGDYTYFEGPAEFDIDNPQNQDGTYRFVDPDTGAPEQLYMEPYLCNHQNVIFANGGTELKFLGNMNMMLHPASWYPDLPMMYPKVYTYDLVNEEFKFQDLYITGANPNDNLPMLPWDLDEDGQVDEYDPDGYATWVDGWPIYHFDNGVAFHENNFKMTKNEDKGWLAAIWSEGLKSRLGNIPEPGYEDWAEFPEVAIAISNDGGENWQEPIIFNAKSDDDNYAPEIDGMIPCYIYPGDEIEDLGDGYGLLHLAFLDDNSYGSFIQGHGENLGGTMMYSSVKIKFEEVGNNNNTIIPSIASISQNYPNPFNPTTTIKYNLNNASDVAIDVFNVKGQKVTTLVNEHKQAGQHEAVWNGKDANNRNVSSGVYFYKMRAGGRYTDTRKMILLK